A part of Camelus ferus isolate YT-003-E chromosome 6, BCGSAC_Cfer_1.0, whole genome shotgun sequence genomic DNA contains:
- the OTUB2 gene encoding ubiquitin thioesterase OTUB2, translated as MSETSFNLISEKCDILSILRDHPENRIYQRKIQELSKRFTAIRKTKGDGNCFYRALGYSYLESLLGKSREILKFKEHVLQTPNDLLAAGFEEHKFRNFFNAFYSVVELVEKDGSVSSLLKVFNDQSSSDQIVQFLRLLTSAFIRNRADFFRHFIDEEMDIKDFCTHEVEPMAMECDHIQITALSQALNIALQVEYVDEMDTALNHHVFPEAAIPSVYLLYKTSHYNILYAADKH; from the exons ATG aGTGAGACATCTTTCAACCTAATATCAGAAAAATGTGACATTCTATCAATTCTCCGGGATCATCCTGAAAACAGGATTTACCAGAGGAAAATCCAG GAACTCAGCAAAAGGTTCACCGCGATCCGCAAGACCAAGGGGGACGGGAACTGCTTCTACCGGGCCTTGGGCTACTCGTACCTGGAGTCTCTgctggggaagagcagggagatCCTCAA GTTCAAAGAACATGTCCTGCAGACCCCAAATGACCTTCTGGCTGCTGGCTTTGAGGAGCACAAGTTCCGAAACTTCTTTAACGCT TTTTACAGCGTGGTAGAGCTGGTGGAGAAGGACGGCTCCGTGTCTAGCCTGCTGAAGGTGTTCAACGACCAGAGCTCCTCGGACCAAATCGTGCAGTTCCTGCGCCTGCTCACCTCAGCCTTCATCAGGAACCGAGCAGACTTCTTCCGACACTTCATCGATGAGGAGATGGACATCAAAGACTTCTGCACTCAT GAGGTGGAGCCCATGGCCATGGAATGTGACCACATCCAGATCACGGCCCTGTCCCAGGCACTGAACATTGCCCTGCAAGTGGAGTATGTGGACGAGATGGACACGGCCCTGAACCACCATGTGTTTCCCGAGGCTGCCATCCCTTCTGTTTACCTGCTCTATAAAACATCCCACTACAACATCCTTTATGCAGCTGATAAACACTGA